A genomic window from Streptomyces sp. NBC_00234 includes:
- a CDS encoding type I polyketide synthase, with translation MRENRIAVIGTALRLPGASDTEAYWRDIRAGVSHVRRFTEAEFAAAGVPEADYTAPGFTGASALLDSVDGFDAGFFSMSGREATLTDPQQRLLLECCFHALEDGGYAEPDPAVRTGVYGSTGYRLYSLHSYLADNLAEEIRSGDWMTHKQIQVGTYPDFAANRAAYRLGLTGPAVNVATACSSSLVSVHLACQALRAGEADLMLAASAALHLPQITGHHRVKGSTLSPTGTVRAFDADADGTVGGNGVAAVLLKRLDRALADGDTVHAVILGSAVTNDGADKRGFAAPGTAGQRDAVLGALDAAGVTAGSVGYLEAHGTGTLKGDPIEFAALTAAFRRDTDRTGFCALGSTKPAIGHLDSAAGLAGLVKAIEVLRHGVVPPLVNFARPNPALAVGESPFLLPERERAWPLPGVRRAGVHSIGMGGTNAHVILEEAPPPPVRPATAEPPGLLPLSGASHEALVAYAHAFRERLVRGPVPEPADLLVTTALGRRLLPHRLVVTTRDPVAGLDAFLSGAAAEGAYEAGVVEREAGVAEREAEPVFLFSGQGGGGPGMAAGLAARYPVVATTLATCARVYEEETGRGDFLARVVDGHGPGRWDTDLAQPALFALQIAQARLWEQLGVTPSRVAGHSVGEYAALCVAGAVDAEDAMRLLCRRGQLMQRGSAVGAMLVVFVSRLRVRELLSAVGGLELAVVNGPAHHVVAGPPAAVAEARALLSARGEAYEPVAVDRAFHTALLDPVLDDLRVAAEKTELRPVRTEFVSGLDGSVLPAGWLPDAGYLVRQARRTADFAAVLASLGRPDEEGGGAAPPVVVELGPSAAVSGMVRRARPDAVAVPTRQWERAVARLHCAGVAVDWRALLDGCGGRRVPLPTYPFRHQSYWTGPPPVPVPPHTHGHTTEDGMTEQAARERVLERVLELTARHLGHPPAEVGADRSFVALGADSLQLIGMVRQLEAEFGTELTMREILEEAGTPRLAARLIAGRTAPERAGTGASADTTASADTGAPTDTGDGHVCATRAEVEELSRQIRQLAETQAAMLTQLSDAVALLTRSTGVTGR, from the coding sequence GTGAGGGAGAACCGCATCGCGGTGATCGGGACGGCGCTGAGACTCCCCGGAGCCAGTGACACCGAGGCGTACTGGCGCGACATCCGGGCCGGTGTGTCGCACGTACGTCGTTTCACCGAGGCCGAATTCGCCGCCGCGGGGGTGCCGGAGGCGGATTACACCGCGCCGGGCTTCACCGGGGCGAGTGCCCTCCTGGACTCCGTGGACGGGTTCGACGCCGGCTTCTTCTCCATGAGCGGCCGGGAGGCGACGCTCACCGATCCGCAGCAGCGGCTTCTCCTGGAGTGCTGCTTCCACGCGCTGGAGGACGGCGGTTACGCGGAACCGGACCCCGCCGTCAGGACCGGGGTGTACGGGAGCACCGGATACCGCCTGTACTCACTGCACAGTTATCTCGCCGACAACCTCGCCGAGGAGATCCGGTCGGGCGACTGGATGACCCACAAGCAGATCCAGGTCGGCACCTACCCGGACTTCGCCGCCAACCGGGCCGCGTACCGCCTCGGTCTCACCGGCCCCGCCGTCAACGTGGCGACCGCGTGCTCCAGTTCGCTGGTCTCGGTGCATCTGGCCTGCCAGGCGCTGCGGGCGGGCGAGGCCGACCTGATGCTGGCGGCGTCCGCGGCCCTGCACTTACCGCAGATCACCGGGCACCACCGGGTGAAGGGCTCCACGCTCTCCCCTACCGGTACGGTCCGGGCCTTCGACGCGGACGCGGACGGCACCGTCGGCGGCAACGGCGTGGCCGCCGTCCTGCTGAAGCGGCTGGACCGGGCGCTCGCCGACGGCGACACCGTGCACGCGGTGATCCTGGGCTCCGCCGTCACCAACGACGGCGCGGACAAACGGGGCTTCGCGGCGCCCGGGACCGCCGGGCAGCGCGACGCGGTGCTGGGCGCGCTGGACGCCGCCGGGGTGACGGCCGGTTCGGTGGGCTACCTGGAGGCGCACGGCACGGGCACCCTCAAGGGCGACCCCATCGAATTCGCGGCCCTCACGGCGGCCTTCCGCCGGGACACCGACCGGACGGGATTCTGCGCGCTGGGCTCCACGAAACCCGCCATCGGCCATCTGGACAGCGCGGCGGGCCTGGCCGGGCTGGTCAAGGCGATCGAGGTGCTGCGCCACGGCGTGGTGCCCCCGCTGGTGAACTTCGCCCGGCCCAACCCCGCCCTGGCGGTCGGGGAGAGCCCGTTCCTGCTGCCGGAGCGCGAACGGGCGTGGCCGCTGCCCGGGGTGCGCAGGGCGGGGGTCCACTCCATCGGCATGGGTGGGACGAACGCGCACGTGATCCTCGAGGAGGCGCCCCCGCCGCCCGTGCGCCCGGCCACCGCCGAGCCCCCGGGTCTGCTTCCGCTGTCCGGCGCGAGCCACGAGGCCCTCGTGGCGTACGCCCACGCCTTCCGCGAACGGCTGGTGCGCGGGCCGGTGCCGGAGCCCGCCGATCTGCTGGTCACGACCGCGCTCGGCAGGCGCCTTCTGCCCCACCGGCTGGTCGTGACCACGCGGGACCCGGTGGCGGGGCTGGACGCCTTCCTGTCGGGCGCGGCGGCCGAGGGGGCGTACGAGGCCGGAGTCGTGGAGCGGGAGGCCGGAGTGGCGGAGCGGGAGGCCGAGCCCGTCTTCCTCTTCAGCGGACAGGGGGGCGGAGGCCCCGGCATGGCCGCCGGGCTCGCGGCCCGCTACCCGGTGGTCGCGACGACACTCGCCACCTGCGCCCGGGTGTACGAGGAGGAGACGGGCCGCGGGGACTTCCTGGCGCGCGTCGTCGACGGCCACGGGCCCGGACGATGGGACACCGACCTCGCGCAGCCCGCGCTGTTCGCCCTCCAGATCGCCCAGGCCCGGCTGTGGGAACAACTCGGCGTCACCCCTTCGCGCGTGGCCGGGCACAGCGTCGGGGAGTACGCGGCGCTGTGCGTGGCCGGGGCCGTGGACGCCGAGGACGCGATGCGGCTGCTGTGCCGGCGCGGACAGCTGATGCAGCGGGGGTCGGCCGTCGGCGCGATGCTCGTGGTCTTCGTGTCGCGGCTGCGGGTACGGGAGTTGCTCTCCGCGGTCGGGGGCCTGGAACTCGCCGTGGTCAACGGGCCCGCCCATCACGTGGTGGCCGGCCCCCCGGCGGCGGTCGCGGAAGCGCGGGCGCTGCTCTCGGCGCGCGGCGAGGCGTACGAGCCGGTGGCCGTGGACCGGGCCTTCCACACGGCGCTGCTCGACCCGGTGCTCGACGACCTCCGGGTGGCCGCCGAGAAGACGGAACTGCGGCCTGTACGGACGGAGTTCGTCTCCGGTCTCGACGGCTCCGTACTCCCTGCGGGATGGCTGCCGGACGCCGGCTACCTGGTCCGGCAGGCGCGCCGCACCGCCGACTTCGCCGCCGTGCTCGCCTCCCTCGGCCGGCCGGACGAGGAGGGCGGGGGCGCCGCCCCGCCCGTCGTTGTGGAGCTCGGGCCCTCCGCCGCCGTGAGCGGCATGGTGCGCCGCGCGCGCCCGGACGCCGTCGCCGTACCGACCCGGCAGTGGGAGCGGGCCGTGGCCCGGCTCCACTGCGCGGGCGTGGCCGTCGACTGGCGGGCGCTGCTCGACGGGTGCGGCGGCCGTCGGGTGCCGCTGCCGACGTACCCGTTCCGGCATCAGTCGTACTGGACCGGACCGCCGCCGGTCCCGGTCCCCCCGCACACCCACGGACACACGACGGAGGATGGCATGACGGAACAGGCCGCACGGGAACGGGTGCTGGAGCGTGTGCTGGAGCTGACGGCCCGCCACCTCGGCCACCCGCCGGCGGAGGTCGGCGCCGACCGGTCGTTCGTCGCACTGGGCGCCGACTCGCTCCAGCTCATCGGCATGGTGCGGCAGCTGGAGGCGGAGTTCGGCACCGAGCTCACGATGCGGGAGATCCTGGAGGAGGCGGGGACGCCGCGTCTGGCGGCCCGGCTCATAGCGGGCCGGACGGCCCCGGAGCGCGCGGGCACCGGCGCATCGGCAGACACGACCGCATCGGCGGACACGGGCGCTCCGACGGACACGGGCGACGGACACGTCTGCGCGACGCGCGCCGAGGTCGAGGAACTGTCGCGTCAAATACGGCAGTTGGCCGAGACCCAGGCGGCCATGCTGACCCAGCTCTCCGATGCCGTCGCCCTGCTCACCCGCTCCACCGGGGTGACGGGCCGGTGA
- a CDS encoding MFS transporter — translation MVALNLFVYATTGRALAMGLFMAVRLASGFVAGLTAGGLLARFTAKSIMLWANVAQAAVMLLLILAPDGLRTAALMAVSVVIGACGTLFMVSLRSSIPEMVGADRRAWANSLSITGRSLAMVAGFASAGVVVSLVGYTAAFVVDMATFVVCAVTVALLPIAGGGRGGGASPDSEGDSGERTEEGPADGPAKGAAARETKGRRRMPVAFLALAAAPGLGLMVALRGVDAFGSSSHNAALPVHSSAVDPADPAVFVSAFWCLWALGNVAAQQVIQRYTKRTGRAVGALGFGYGTVVMSSAFILAFAGFPLVATAVIALVAGAADGLTEVSYTSHLQTLPAGLRGHAFGLSATFENLGFGVGMILVAAALDGYSPLTVVAWSHGAAIVVALAFLLRVARPRVAGLRAPGQPAPGPPHAGPRRVTAGEGDAGEGEPHRGDRDGAETPRSQ, via the coding sequence ATGGTGGCGCTCAATCTGTTCGTCTATGCGACGACGGGCAGAGCGCTCGCCATGGGGCTGTTCATGGCGGTGCGGCTGGCTTCCGGATTCGTCGCCGGGCTGACGGCCGGCGGGCTGCTCGCGCGTTTCACGGCGAAGAGCATCATGCTCTGGGCCAACGTGGCGCAGGCGGCCGTGATGCTGCTGCTGATCCTGGCTCCGGACGGGCTGCGGACGGCGGCGCTGATGGCGGTCTCGGTGGTGATCGGCGCGTGCGGGACGCTGTTCATGGTGTCGCTGCGCAGCTCCATTCCCGAGATGGTCGGCGCGGACCGCAGGGCCTGGGCGAACTCCCTCTCCATCACGGGGCGTTCGCTGGCGATGGTGGCCGGTTTCGCATCGGCCGGCGTGGTGGTGTCCCTGGTGGGGTACACAGCGGCCTTCGTGGTCGACATGGCGACCTTTGTGGTCTGCGCGGTGACGGTGGCTCTGCTGCCGATCGCGGGAGGCGGCAGAGGCGGGGGCGCATCGCCGGATTCGGAGGGGGATTCCGGCGAGCGTACTGAAGAGGGGCCGGCCGACGGGCCGGCCAAGGGCGCGGCGGCGCGGGAGACGAAGGGACGACGGCGTATGCCGGTCGCCTTCCTCGCTCTGGCCGCCGCGCCCGGTCTGGGTCTCATGGTGGCGCTGCGCGGGGTGGACGCCTTCGGTTCGTCCTCCCACAACGCGGCGCTGCCGGTCCACTCCAGCGCCGTGGACCCGGCGGACCCGGCCGTGTTCGTCAGCGCGTTCTGGTGTCTGTGGGCGCTCGGCAACGTCGCTGCCCAGCAGGTGATCCAGCGGTACACGAAGCGCACGGGGCGGGCGGTCGGGGCACTGGGCTTCGGGTACGGGACGGTCGTGATGTCCTCGGCCTTCATCCTCGCGTTCGCCGGCTTCCCGCTGGTCGCGACGGCCGTGATCGCGCTGGTCGCGGGGGCTGCCGACGGGCTCACCGAGGTCTCGTACACCTCGCATCTCCAGACTCTTCCGGCCGGTCTGCGCGGGCACGCCTTCGGGCTCTCGGCGACCTTCGAGAACCTCGGGTTCGGTGTCGGCATGATCCTCGTCGCCGCCGCCCTGGACGGGTACAGCCCCCTGACGGTGGTGGCCTGGTCCCACGGGGCGGCCATCGTGGTCGCACTGGCGTTCCTGCTTCGAGTGGCCCGACCGCGGGTAGCGGGGCTGCGGGCGCCCGGACAGCCGGCGCCCGGGCCGCCGCACGCGGGGCCGCGGCGGGTCACGGCGGGCGAGGGAGACGCAGGTGAGGGAGAACCGCATCGCGGTGATCGGGACGGCGCTGAGACTCCCCGGAGCCAGTGA
- a CDS encoding LuxR C-terminal-related transcriptional regulator yields the protein MKDDHSTPPACDCRESTSSRSPGERPCDAALAIYRRALVEGSLPQDEVADCLRTLHLMVADRDSPGFMIPVPPETASFAALAPIEEAIVEQRRTLRSARAALSVFEALYADVHRLQQPALTRLTGEAVISKALEAGVAGCREEVRTAHPGGGRPAHVLKESLIRDLGNLRRGIRQRTIYQHTVRSDRPTLSYIEQVTAAGAEIRTLAEVVDRVIVFDRSVAFVPFSDEPHNALRIQHPSLVRFLARSFDEAWARSVPVRPERAPLRTPVITSDLQRAILQAVVDGETDAAIARRLGMSRRSVAEHMRKVSDQLGSNSRAQLGYLVATSGLLDEPES from the coding sequence GTGAAGGACGATCATTCCACCCCACCGGCATGTGATTGCCGCGAATCGACGTCGAGCCGCTCACCGGGCGAGCGTCCCTGCGACGCGGCACTCGCCATATACCGGCGCGCGCTCGTGGAGGGGAGCCTTCCGCAGGACGAGGTGGCGGACTGTCTGCGGACCCTGCACCTGATGGTGGCGGACCGTGACTCACCGGGGTTCATGATCCCCGTACCGCCGGAGACGGCCTCGTTCGCCGCGCTCGCGCCGATCGAGGAGGCGATCGTCGAGCAGCGCCGCACCCTGCGCTCCGCCCGCGCCGCGCTCTCCGTCTTCGAGGCGCTGTACGCGGACGTCCACCGGCTCCAGCAGCCCGCGCTCACCCGGCTCACCGGCGAGGCCGTGATCAGCAAGGCGCTGGAGGCCGGAGTGGCCGGCTGCCGGGAGGAGGTCCGCACGGCGCACCCCGGCGGCGGCCGGCCCGCGCACGTCCTGAAGGAATCGCTGATCCGGGACCTGGGCAATCTGCGCCGGGGCATCCGGCAGCGGACGATCTACCAGCACACCGTCCGCTCGGACCGCCCGACGCTCTCCTACATCGAGCAGGTGACCGCCGCCGGGGCCGAGATCAGGACGCTCGCCGAGGTGGTGGACCGGGTCATCGTGTTCGACCGGAGCGTGGCGTTCGTCCCGTTCTCCGACGAGCCCCACAACGCCCTGCGCATCCAGCACCCCTCGCTGGTCCGCTTCCTGGCCCGCAGCTTCGACGAGGCGTGGGCCCGCTCGGTCCCGGTCCGCCCCGAGCGTGCCCCGCTGCGCACCCCCGTGATCACGTCCGACCTCCAGCGCGCCATCCTCCAGGCGGTCGTCGACGGCGAGACCGACGCGGCGATCGCCCGGCGTCTCGGCATGAGCCGCCGCAGCGTCGCCGAACACATGCGCAAGGTCTCCGACCAGCTGGGCAGCAACAGCCGAGCCCAGCTCGGCTATCTGGTCGCGACCTCGGGCCTCCTGGACGAACCCGAGTCCTGA
- a CDS encoding fumarate hydratase: MPEFAYSDLLPLGEDTTPYRLVTSEGVSTFEADGRTFLKVAPEALRTLAAEAMHDISHYLRPAHLAQLRRIVDDPEASSNDKFVALDLLKNANIAAAGVLPMCQDTGTAIVMGKRGQNVLTEGGDEEALSHGIFDAYTKLNLRYSQMAPLNMWDEKNTGSNLPAQIELYATDGGAYKFLFMAKGGGSANKSFLFQETKAVLNESSMMKFLEEKIRSLGTAACPPYHLAIVVGGTSAEFALKTAKYASAHYLDELPAEGSPTGHGFRDKELEEKVFELTQKIGIGAQFGGKYFCHDVRVVRLPRHGASLPVAIAVSCSADRQATAKITAEGVFLEQLEKDPARFLPDTTDEHLDEAGDVVRIDLNRPMDDILAELTKYPVKTRLSLTGPLVVARDIAHAKIKERLDAGEEMPQYLKDHPVYYAGPAKTPEGYASGSFGPTTAGRMDSYVAQFQAAGGSKVMLAKGNRSQQVTDACDAHGGFYLGSIGGPAARLAQDCIKKVEVVEYEELGMEAVWRIEVEDFPAFVVVDDKGNDFFTEPAPAPTFTSIPVRGPGLG, translated from the coding sequence ATGCCAGAGTTTGCGTACTCCGATCTGCTCCCCCTGGGAGAGGACACCACGCCGTACCGTCTGGTGACCTCCGAGGGTGTTTCCACCTTCGAGGCCGACGGCCGTACGTTCCTCAAGGTCGCGCCGGAGGCTCTGCGCACCCTCGCCGCCGAGGCGATGCACGACATCTCGCACTACCTGCGGCCCGCCCACCTGGCGCAGCTGCGGCGGATCGTGGACGACCCCGAGGCGTCGTCGAACGACAAGTTCGTCGCGCTCGACCTGCTGAAGAACGCGAACATCGCCGCCGCGGGCGTCCTGCCGATGTGCCAGGACACCGGCACGGCGATCGTCATGGGCAAGCGCGGGCAGAACGTGCTCACCGAGGGCGGTGACGAGGAGGCCCTGTCGCACGGCATCTTCGACGCCTACACCAAGCTCAACCTGCGGTACTCGCAGATGGCCCCGCTGAACATGTGGGACGAGAAGAACACCGGCTCGAACCTCCCGGCCCAGATCGAGCTGTACGCGACCGACGGCGGCGCCTACAAGTTCCTCTTCATGGCGAAGGGCGGCGGTTCGGCCAACAAGTCGTTCCTGTTCCAGGAGACGAAGGCCGTACTGAACGAGTCCTCCATGATGAAGTTCCTGGAGGAGAAGATCCGCTCCCTGGGGACGGCCGCCTGCCCGCCGTACCACCTGGCGATCGTCGTCGGCGGTACGTCGGCCGAGTTCGCGCTCAAGACCGCGAAGTACGCCTCCGCGCACTACCTGGACGAGCTGCCCGCCGAGGGCTCCCCCACCGGTCACGGCTTCCGTGACAAGGAGCTGGAGGAGAAGGTCTTCGAGCTGACGCAGAAGATCGGGATCGGTGCGCAGTTCGGCGGCAAGTACTTCTGCCACGACGTGCGGGTCGTGCGCCTGCCCCGCCACGGCGCCTCGTTGCCCGTCGCGATCGCCGTGTCCTGCTCGGCGGACCGCCAGGCCACCGCGAAGATCACCGCCGAGGGCGTGTTCCTGGAGCAGCTGGAGAAGGACCCGGCGCGCTTCCTGCCCGACACGACGGACGAGCACCTCGACGAGGCGGGGGACGTCGTACGGATCGACCTCAACCGGCCGATGGACGACATCCTCGCCGAGCTGACCAAGTACCCGGTGAAGACCAGGCTCTCGCTGACCGGCCCGCTGGTCGTGGCGCGCGACATCGCGCACGCCAAGATCAAGGAGCGGCTCGACGCGGGCGAGGAGATGCCGCAGTACCTGAAGGACCACCCGGTCTACTACGCCGGTCCGGCGAAGACGCCGGAGGGCTACGCCTCCGGTTCCTTCGGTCCGACGACGGCCGGCCGGATGGACAGCTACGTCGCGCAGTTCCAGGCGGCGGGCGGCTCCAAGGTGATGCTCGCCAAGGGCAACCGCTCCCAGCAGGTCACCGACGCGTGCGACGCGCACGGCGGCTTCTACCTCGGCTCGATCGGCGGTCCGGCGGCGCGGCTCGCGCAGGACTGCATCAAGAAGGTCGAGGTCGTCGAGTACGAGGAGCTCGGCATGGAGGCGGTCTGGCGCATCGAGGTGGAGGACTTCCCCGCGTTCGTCGTGGTCGACGACAAGGGCAACGACTTCTTCACCGAGCCGGCGCCGGCGCCGACGTTCACCAGCATTCCGGTGCGGGGTCCGGGCCTCGGCTGA
- a CDS encoding DUF1707 SHOCT-like domain-containing protein, with protein MDLEKQPQQPQSQPPAAPAGTTPAGPAPVGPAPVGIRASDADRDRIADILRDAVADGRLTPEEHAERIDLVYRAKTVGELEPLVRDLPTGAGAQRTASPSHAYGPEAPAGPADNLVAVFSSSTRRGRWRVGGRTNAFALFGSVEIDLTEALFGQRLTVINATSIFGSVEIKVPENISLRGSGTGIFGNFEVDTLESADPEAPVVVVNGYSVFGSVEAKPKRGKLIANLHDQLRKHLGH; from the coding sequence GTGGACCTCGAAAAGCAGCCCCAGCAGCCGCAGTCGCAGCCGCCCGCCGCCCCGGCCGGGACCACTCCGGCCGGACCCGCGCCGGTCGGACCCGCGCCGGTCGGTATCCGGGCCTCCGACGCCGACCGCGACCGGATCGCGGACATCCTGCGGGACGCCGTGGCCGACGGCCGGCTGACCCCGGAGGAGCATGCCGAGCGCATCGACCTGGTCTACCGGGCCAAGACGGTCGGCGAGCTCGAACCCCTGGTGCGGGACCTGCCGACCGGGGCGGGCGCCCAGCGCACCGCGTCGCCCTCGCACGCCTACGGCCCCGAGGCGCCGGCCGGGCCCGCCGACAACCTGGTGGCCGTCTTCAGCAGCTCCACCCGGCGGGGACGCTGGCGGGTCGGCGGCAGGACCAATGCCTTCGCGCTCTTCGGCAGTGTCGAGATCGATCTGACCGAGGCTCTTTTCGGCCAGAGACTGACCGTCATCAACGCCACGTCCATCTTCGGCAGTGTCGAGATCAAGGTCCCAGAGAACATCTCGTTGCGCGGCAGCGGGACAGGTATTTTCGGCAATTTCGAAGTCGACACACTGGAATCCGCGGACCCGGAAGCGCCGGTGGTCGTAGTGAACGGCTATTCGGTGTTCGGGAGCGTCGAGGCAAAACCCAAGCGCGGCAAGCTCATTGCGAACCTCCACGACCAGTTGCGCAAACACCTCGGCCACTGA
- a CDS encoding WhiB family transcriptional regulator codes for MLQPPHQTLQVVAVPSQRTPAREDEAGPWHAEAVCRRDEAGLFFAPSKEPTAARLSREEAAKRVCARCPVMVECQEHALVQPEPYGVWGGLTAAERRVVLARRRRRDIELKTAATTEHIAAAG; via the coding sequence GTGCTGCAACCGCCGCATCAGACTCTGCAGGTCGTCGCCGTGCCTTCCCAGCGCACTCCCGCGCGGGAGGACGAGGCCGGCCCCTGGCACGCGGAGGCGGTGTGCCGCCGGGACGAAGCCGGGCTGTTCTTCGCCCCGTCGAAGGAGCCGACTGCTGCCAGGCTGTCCCGGGAGGAGGCCGCGAAGCGGGTCTGCGCGCGCTGTCCCGTGATGGTCGAATGCCAGGAACACGCCCTCGTCCAGCCCGAGCCGTACGGGGTGTGGGGCGGCCTCACCGCCGCCGAGCGCCGCGTGGTGCTCGCCCGGCGGCGCCGGCGTGACATCGAGCTGAAGACCGCGGCCACGACGGAGCACATCGCCGCGGCCGGCTGA
- the glpX gene encoding class II fructose-bisphosphatase encodes MSEHHQLPSQLEVSPEAPDRNLALELVRVTEAAAMAAGRWVGRGDKIGADGAAVNAMRTLVSTVSMNGVVVIGEGEKDEAPMLYNGERVGDGTGAEVDIAVDPIDGTTLNAKGMPNAIAVLAAADRGTMFDPSAVFYMDKLVTGPEAADFVDINAPVSVNIRRVAKAKNSTPEDVTVVILDRPRHEGIVKEIRETGARIKFISDGDVAGSIMAAREGTGVDLLMGIGGTPEGIISACAIKCLGGVIQGKLWPKDEDERRRALDAGHDLDRVLSTNDLVSGDNVFFVATGITDGELMRGVRYRAETATTESIVMRSKSGTIRKIDSTHRLSKLRAYSAIDFDRAK; translated from the coding sequence ATGTCCGAGCACCATCAACTGCCGTCCCAGCTCGAGGTCTCCCCGGAGGCCCCCGACCGCAACCTGGCCCTGGAGCTGGTCCGGGTCACCGAGGCCGCGGCCATGGCCGCCGGCCGTTGGGTCGGTCGCGGCGACAAGATCGGTGCCGACGGCGCCGCCGTGAACGCCATGCGGACCCTCGTCTCGACCGTCTCGATGAACGGCGTCGTCGTCATCGGTGAGGGCGAGAAGGACGAAGCCCCGATGCTCTACAACGGCGAGCGGGTCGGCGACGGCACCGGCGCCGAGGTCGACATCGCCGTCGACCCCATCGACGGCACCACGCTCAACGCCAAGGGCATGCCGAACGCCATCGCCGTGCTCGCCGCGGCCGATCGCGGCACCATGTTCGACCCGTCCGCCGTCTTCTACATGGACAAGCTCGTCACCGGCCCCGAGGCCGCCGACTTCGTCGACATCAACGCCCCCGTCTCGGTCAACATCCGCCGGGTCGCCAAGGCGAAGAACTCCACCCCCGAGGACGTCACCGTCGTCATCCTCGACCGCCCCCGCCACGAGGGCATCGTCAAGGAGATCCGGGAGACCGGCGCGCGGATCAAGTTCATCTCCGACGGCGACGTCGCCGGCTCGATCATGGCCGCCCGCGAGGGCACCGGCGTCGACCTGCTCATGGGCATCGGCGGCACACCCGAGGGCATCATCTCGGCCTGTGCCATCAAGTGCCTCGGCGGCGTCATCCAGGGCAAGCTCTGGCCGAAGGACGAGGACGAGCGCCGGCGCGCACTGGACGCCGGGCACGACCTGGACCGGGTGCTCTCGACGAACGACCTGGTCAGCGGGGACAACGTGTTCTTCGTGGCGACCGGCATCACCGACGGCGAGCTCATGCGCGGGGTGCGGTACCGCGCGGAGACCGCCACCACCGAGTCGATCGTCATGCGGTCCAAGTCGGGCACGATCCGGAAGATCGACTCGACGCACCGCCTCTCGAAGCTGCGCGCGTACAGCGCCATCGACTTCGACCGCGCGAAGTAG
- a CDS encoding DUF4245 domain-containing protein produces MASKRGKQTVRDMFLSMIVISAVAGVIYIFIPHDDKAVPVKAVDYRVELLTARRAAPYPVAAPDGLPKGWKPTSVSYERAADDSWHLGFLDPEGKYVAVEQSTAPAKKYVSQVSQSATDTGRTHEVAGASWQHWKGPKYDALVLHADGSTTVVTGSASTERLAQMAAALKTS; encoded by the coding sequence GTGGCAAGCAAGCGAGGCAAGCAGACCGTGCGGGACATGTTCCTGTCGATGATCGTGATCTCCGCTGTCGCAGGGGTCATCTACATCTTCATTCCGCACGACGACAAGGCCGTTCCGGTGAAGGCCGTCGACTACCGGGTGGAGCTCCTGACGGCGCGGCGCGCGGCGCCGTACCCGGTGGCGGCGCCCGACGGGCTGCCGAAGGGGTGGAAGCCGACCTCGGTCTCGTACGAGCGTGCGGCGGACGACAGCTGGCACCTGGGATTCCTCGACCCGGAGGGCAAGTACGTCGCGGTGGAGCAGTCCACGGCCCCGGCGAAGAAGTACGTCTCCCAGGTCAGCCAGAGCGCGACGGACACCGGGCGCACGCACGAGGTGGCGGGCGCGTCCTGGCAGCACTGGAAGGGCCCGAAGTACGACGCCCTCGTGCTGCACGCCGACGGTTCGACCACCGTGGTGACGGGTTCGGCGTCCACGGAGCGGCTGGCGCAGATGGCGGCGGCGCTCAAGACCTCCTGA
- a CDS encoding malonic semialdehyde reductase has translation MSLALDPAAQDLLFREARTANTFSDEPVTDEQVQAIYDLVKYGPTAFNQSPLRVILVRTAEGRERLVPHMSEGNRPKTAGAPLVAILVADNEFHEELPALMPHFPQAKDAFFSERPVREQSATLNGALQAAYFIIGVRAAGLAAGPMTGYDAAGIEKEFLDGDHKVLMVVNIGKPGEDAWFPRLPRLAYDEVVTTV, from the coding sequence ATGTCCCTCGCTCTTGACCCCGCCGCCCAGGACCTCCTCTTCCGTGAGGCCCGCACCGCCAACACCTTCTCCGACGAGCCGGTCACCGACGAGCAGGTCCAGGCGATCTACGACCTGGTCAAGTACGGTCCGACCGCGTTCAACCAGTCGCCGCTGCGCGTGATCCTGGTCCGCACGGCCGAGGGCCGCGAGCGCCTCGTCCCGCACATGTCCGAGGGCAACCGCCCGAAGACCGCCGGCGCCCCGCTGGTCGCGATCCTCGTCGCCGACAACGAGTTCCACGAGGAGCTCCCGGCGCTCATGCCGCACTTCCCGCAGGCCAAGGACGCGTTCTTCTCCGAGCGCCCGGTCCGCGAGCAGTCCGCCACGCTGAACGGCGCGCTGCAGGCCGCGTACTTCATCATCGGCGTCCGCGCCGCCGGCCTCGCCGCCGGCCCGATGACCGGCTACGACGCCGCGGGCATCGAGAAGGAGTTCCTGGACGGCGACCACAAGGTCCTCATGGTCGTCAACATCGGCAAGCCGGGCGAGGACGCCTGGTTCCCGCGCCTGCCGCGCCTCGCCTACGACGAGGTCGTCACGACCGTCTGA
- a CDS encoding exodeoxyribonuclease VII small subunit translates to MTDDGTTTAAAAGTLGYEQARDELIEVVRRLEAGGTTLEESLALWERGEELARVCRRWLEGARARLDAALARPEERAGDDGAEGAGGDV, encoded by the coding sequence ATGACGGACGACGGGACGACGACGGCTGCCGCTGCGGGCACGCTCGGTTACGAGCAGGCGCGGGACGAGCTGATCGAGGTCGTGCGCCGCCTGGAGGCGGGCGGCACGACGCTGGAGGAGTCGCTGGCGCTGTGGGAGCGCGGCGAGGAGCTGGCCCGGGTCTGCCGGCGCTGGCTGGAGGGCGCGCGTGCGCGTCTCGACGCGGCGCTGGCCCGGCCGGAGGAGCGTGCCGGGGACGACGGCGCGGAGGGTGCGGGCGGCGACGTCTGA